The window agcgtctgctaaatgcgacAGTAGCTGCCGACTGGACAATATGAAGATGTGCAAATACACCTCCATATCTTAATCATCATAATATTGTAATCagctagcagacacttttatccaaagtgacgtacAGAACAGTATATGGTTAGGTTCCAGAGTATGGTGTTTAGGTTCTATGTCATTGGGGATGGTATGTGGACAGTAAAATAGTTGAGCCACATGTATATCATTACATGACCTGGGTGAATGATCTGTCATTTAGGAGGATGATAACCAAGATCTCCTGACCTCTCTCatgatctctcactctctctctttttcttacccacttttcctctctctctctctctctctctctctctctctctctctctctctctctctctctctctctctctctctctctctctctctctctcagaggtaCAGTGTGCACAGGTctgcccctctcttgctctgttcTCTCAGCCTCAGTCATTAGCAGCTTAAGGTGATGACTGAAGCTTTATATAGCTCAGCAGTAGTTCCTATTGATGTTGTAAAGATAAAACGTTTCATCACAGTGAGATATTACGGACCTGACGAGGTCACACATTCAGAGTTGCCGTTACACTGGGTTAGTTATTGGCTGTTCTGTCCAGTTGTAGAGGAGAGATGTAGACAGACATGAGTGAATGATTGCTGAGAAGGACAACTGACTTAGCAGTTTAATGTTCCTACCGGTTGAACATTGAATCAGCTTTTACTGCGTGATGGTCTTAGAATAGTGTAATGTGCTGGGTTGTTAGCAGCTAGTAGGGCTAGGACCAGATCTGAAGCTATGGCAGGCAGCCATGGGGACTGTCCACAAGCAGGCAGCCTGTGGTAAGCAGCCATGGGCTATCAGTAAGCAGGCAGTTTTTTTTGGAGACATGGATCACACCTTATGGGCATTCCAAGGAGTTTAAGCTATTAGCTGTTTTATTATACATTTCACAGTGCATGTGTTTTGGTCAGCCAGCACCAGTAGACCTGGTAAAGTTTGCATGAAGGAAGTCTATGTGATAGTCCAAGTCAAAGTGATGATTGGTGAACCTCATAAACACAGGCCACAGGGACATACTAGCAGTGGCGGTCCaagcatgcccccccccccgggcaaACGGGCAAACCGGGCGGCTGCCCATACTAGGGTAGGCAAACATAGACACCGGTATGGCTGTAGGCGTGACAGTACCACCTATGAAGAACTAGAACACATTACGTTAAGCATACACACTTTCAAACTGTCAAAATACTTGATAAAACATTAATTTTCCATATGGCTCCCATGACATTAAATACATACTGTAGTTGAACACTTTGTGTTGATCAGATCTGAGTGATCCAGCTGAGGGTCTGCATTGACACCACTAGGGGGCGCCCATTACAGATCCCTGCTGGTGTTGCACCCATGGACACCAGCTTCCCTGAAATAGGACACAACGTCTTAGAAAAGGGTTGAGATTGTTATTGTGTAGAAGATTTTCTTGGTTCTTAGAATTAAAGATGGGTGTTGGGTTTGTTGTTCTCAGGATCATGTTGCTGATTTGTTGTTAAGACAAACAGGAAGCAGCCCAGCAGTGGACTGAGAGAACAGAAAGTCCTCTTGCGATCTGCTGGACACATTACTTTACCTCGGAATGTTTCCTGAATCCATAGAAACGCTAGTGTGCCAAGGATCCAGACTAAATGAGATTTTCTGATCATGATTGTAGTACACTTATTGTACTCAGCTAACTACTGTATCAAGGTTCCAAGATCTGGTAAGCAATGACCTTGTatgtctctctttatttctctctctttgactctgTGTGAGGAaatccttcttttttttaagaaataaagaaagggCATTTCTGCCTGTGTTATTTTTTATAGTGATGGACTAGAGAGACAGTAaatatagggagagagagaggagatgatatGATATGCAGCAAAGGACCTGGGCCAAATTTACACCCAAGGCAGTGCAGttaggcctcagcctacatggtacaCCCACTCATCCAGTGAGCTCCACAGAGCACCATGATCCTGTTATATTCTTACCTCAAACAAATCATCCCTTGGTAGACGACAGAAGATGACCATCTGCTCAATGGACAACAACAAAAGCAATAGGCTCAGAATGTACTAGAACCATCTGAACCTGAACACCGTAACTCCATCAGGACAGAGACTCTGGTCACCTCCTCTCTAGAACCTTCTGTCAGCCTCAATACAGCCTTTAAATCATCTTAATCATCCTcagatgtatattattttgttaCACTGAAGTATTTCAATGGACTGTAGTTATATAACCTTCTACAGATTACACCTGCTATGGTACAACAAAAATACACGCACCAATCTTGATGTCATGACTGAccagtccatgtgtgtgtgggtctgccaAGAGTTGTGTAACATTGTTTTCTCAATGATTTGCAGCTCAGTACTAACTATCTAagtcaggggcggttttaggcacgggcggaccgggcagccgcccggggcggcattttttcatgtcacgtggggggcgcaccagcataaaataaataaataaaaatctctgcgccgcgaagcggttttctcttttctatcatttcactgtgtggggaattggcaaattggcgcccccttcaggcagctgcaggcacccctgcttgctgagaaggtgccgtgcacagaagctgtgtgaaaaaaggggagagggacagacagctcatctgactgggtctcccaaatggaatgGACAAttcatattataaatataggcctaaagttcctgcacattttttttattttttttattgtgtgaaatggcgaataaaaaaaaaatgggtataagctaactcttacgtttgttagcctttttgctatgatgcttgctatgcaacaacaatatttcggttttaactcaacaaacacgagataaaatttcaccataatagtgtgctttgcaacaaaactgttacaagttcagttattatttattttcattatttaggttaggccctgtaattagccaacggaattttcaaatctgtaggtagtttcaaagacgaacatttgctatttgctacaactatatttcgtgacaaagtatagtttaaagtcataactaaaagtgttcctccctaaaagttatattaatatagcatgtaataacagacatttagcgtgtaagggcatgtttatgtaaccctcctattatgtttggtgtcaatttgaccccaggctgttttagctgtatagaacataatcggtcttaccacaacagccttttgatttcaatgggggagggggggggggggggtggtgcgcgaagggcgtcttgccctgggtgtaattcaatgtagaaccgccactgctaAGTGGATAAATGGGCCCTCTGAAGACCCGGCCAGACAGTGTCAGCTGATTTAATTTGCAGGATGAACAGACCAGATCAGACGAGCCCCAAGCTCAGCAGGATCAGACCAGATCAGACGAGCCCTTAGTTGTGATGTGTACACTTCACCGTCTGGTTATTGGCTGAGCTAAAAAGTAGTCTATTAGGTTATCTGTGTCCACGGAGCCCCGGTGGATGGTCTGGTTTCCACGGAGCCCTGGTGGATGGTCTGGCCAGAGAAGAGGAGATAAGAACTCTTGGAACACGCTCAGGTCTTTTCTGATATGTTCTggtctactctgctctactatgCTCTActatgctctgctctgctctcctctgctctgctctggtctgCTATGttgtgttctgtgcatctgtcaGTAGTAGCACGCTCTGATAACAACCCACAGAGTCACAATCACAGAGGTTTGTTTACAAAAGAACACGTTTATTTTCACACACTTGACACTTGATACGGTTCACTTGAAACGAGGtgagtggtgggggtgggggattaTTGTCGGgcctcccctggccccccccttaacccctcccaccaccatcTATCAGCATCTCCACAGCACTGTCCGACTTGCCCAGGCTCCACCCATAACAGGGCTCAGGGCTGCCCAGGCTCTGCTAATCAAACGCTCCCCTAGTCTAGCAGGCTCCAGACTGCAGCACAGGCTGGAACTGCCCCACCATGCAGATCTCCTCCTGCTTCTGCCTGATTAGGCGCTGGATGGCAGGGGCCAGGCCTCGAGGGTTCCTGGAGAAGATCAGGGCATAGCCGTCCTCACAGCTGCCGTCGTCCTTCACGGTGCGGCAGGCGTAGGTGATGGCGTAGTTGTCGTAGTCGGTGTCGATCACCCAGTAGTTGTCACCTAGAGATGGCGAGGCAGGATAGTCAGCCTggcagggaaggtgtgtgtgtgcatgtgtgtgtgtgtgtgtgcatgtgtgtgtgtgtgggggggtggtggaatCGGtttgagaggatgtgtgtgtttcactgacctCCGCTGGACAGGTAGCTGGCCAGGCCCTGGTAGTTCATAAACATCTTGCCGGGATTGGAGGGGTCAGGGACGGAGTACTGGGCAGCCATGTCAGCACACACAACCCagaacctgaacacacacacacacactaacactcatTAGACATCCCGCCTATTCTCCCTGTCCAACCCAAATGGCAGACACAACTTGCCTCCCTGTACTGTGACAGCAGAGACGCGCTTTGGACCCATGGTTAAAACAGGACACAGTGAGTGTTGTGTGTAGCTCTGCCCCgctaacattacatttagtcattttagcagacgctcttatccagagcgacttacagtaagtacagggacattccccccgaggcaagtagggtgaagtgccttgcccaagaacacaacgtcgtttcgcagagccgggaatcgaaccggtaaccttcagattactagcccgactccctcaccgctcagccacctgactcccacatgtAGCCCAGCCCCCTTAGACATACCCAAAGAGGGTGACACGTCCCTTGGAGGAGGCGGTCATGGTGCCGTCGTCGTCAATGGTGTACTCGGCGGAGATGTTGTCCTGCAGGAACAGACCTTCTGGATCCTTCTTCTGAAGGGCATACCACTTCCCAGCATACTGCAGAAGAAAGGGGGAAGAGTGACACAAAGAGAAGGACGTTAAGACACCTGACTacaaacacagaaagagagagagagactcctgGATCTCAGAGCTGTGACCCCACCAGGCTGTGGAGAGCTGTGTGGAGGTGACGTGAGTCAAGAAAGAGACTCACCCTCTTGGGGTCGAAGTCCTGTTTGACGGTGAAGCTGTCCACCACGCAGGAGGCAGCCCAGCAGCGCTCCACGTAGGCCAGGAGGACCATCAGCAGGGCCGTCTTGGAGAACTCCATGCTGCAacgcagggaggagcagaggagcagggcaggaggaggagaaggggagcagggtaggaggagggggacaggaggaggaggaggaggagggcaggagggcaggaggaggagaaaggagcagGGCAGCAGAAGGAGCAgggaagcaggaagtgagaACACTGTAGCTATCTGCAATGTAGCTATTCCTTACTGCAGCACACAGAGTGAAGATGCAGAATGTATGATAACATCAAAGACTTCCTAGTTGGAATTGAGTAAACACCCTGGTTCCATGTCCTTATCAGTGTACATTCTGTTCTCCCTCACAGAGACTTTCGGGACCACAGCAAGCCCTTCTCTCTCAGGTCTCTGTAGACAGGAGCTGTCCAAACACACTTCTTTGAAAATCCAAGATTATGAATGCTGTATGAAAACTATCGAGATGAATGACCATCAAGCTCCTACTCAAACCCGCACGGTACAACAGTCGCCTTCACCAGCAACATCTGTGTTCGCTAACCCTTCATGGATTTTGAAGCAGAAGTAGCCTCTTACCtgagtgtgtgcaggtgcaGAGAGAAGAACAGCAGAGATGAGGATGTCAGAGAAGGTTTTCTCCACAGGGTCCAGAGTGTGAGTGGGGTCCTTATATACGGCTGCACAGACAGGTTTAGCTCTGCTGTTCACTTCTTGTAACTAAATAAGGTGCTTAAATCTTGGGAGTAATCCGGTTGGCTAAAATCCTTACAGTAATCTGCCTTCACTTCACTTCAGCCCATGTTTACTGTAAAAACAATCAAAGCTTTATGTAACTGTGTGGAGATACACACtgatacaaacacagacacacagacacacacacacacacacacacacacacacacacagacacacacacagacacacacacacacacacacgcccaaacatgccaacacacacacgttcaactACATGAGCACACACcataccaacacacagacacccacaagtAAACACACTCCCGTTGTGTGTCTtgaccaaacacacaggcactgtGTGTAAAGCCTGTGTTGTGGAGCACATGTGGCCTCCAGCTCGAACGGCCATGTGCTCCACCATCTCTAAGCCCTCCTGTTCTGGTGCAGCACGAGGCCCTGTGGACCTTGAACCCAGGTCTCGTCCCCTCAGGCCCAGGACACCACCAGTAGACCAAAGGGACGTCCTCTCAGTCCATAGATGAGTGAGCTCTCCATCCAATGGTGTCAGTGCCATACAGATATCAGCAGCTATGCAGTCCCCTTCCTGACCAACTGAGGGAGAGGTTATGGGACTGAACCCGAACTGATCAATACTGTATCAATACTGTGACTGGGTGTGTTGGTTTCtccaagtgtgtgcgtgtgtgtgtgtgtgtgtgtgtgtgtgtgtatgtgttcatggGAAAGACCTAGTCAGTGTTGTGTGCTGTCAACTACAAGCCTGCCTCAGAGACAGGTGGCCAGTGATCCAAGGGTTGAGGGTTGGCGTAAGGTTAGCAGTGTTACATAACAACCCTGAGATAGGGAGCTAATCCCACACACTACCTACATATAatgtacc of the Osmerus eperlanus chromosome 14, fOsmEpe2.1, whole genome shotgun sequence genome contains:
- the rbp4l gene encoding retinol binding protein 4, like; the encoded protein is MEFSKTALLMVLLAYVERCWAASCVVDSFTVKQDFDPKRYAGKWYALQKKDPEGLFLQDNISAEYTIDDDGTMTASSKGRVTLFGFWVVCADMAAQYSVPDPSNPGKMFMNYQGLASYLSSGGDNYWVIDTDYDNYAITYACRTVKDDGSCEDGYALIFSRNPRGLAPAIQRLIRQKQEEICMVGQFQPVLQSGAC